A region of Betta splendens chromosome 13, fBetSpl5.4, whole genome shotgun sequence DNA encodes the following proteins:
- the napab gene encoding N-ethylmaleimide-sensitive factor attachment protein, alpha b isoform X2 gives MDNSGKEKEAMALMAEADKKLNSSKSFFGALFGGSSKQEEACDMYVRAANMYKMAKNWCAAGNAFSQAARLHLQMQSKHDAATNFIDAGNAFKKADPQEAINCLNRAIEIYTDMGRFTIAAKHHITIAEIYETELVDIDKAIAHYEQAADYYKGEESTSSANKCLLKVATYAAQLEQYPKAIEIYEQVGTHAMDSTLLKYSAKDHFFKAALCHFCVDMLNAKLAVQKYEEMFPAFSDSRECKLLKKLLDASEEQNVDAYTDSVKEYDTISRLDQWLTTMLLRIKKTIQDEEGDDLR, from the exons ATGGACAACAGTGGCAAAGAAAAGGAGGCCATGGCTTTAATGGCCGAGGCCGATAAGAAGCTAAATTCGTCAAAGTCGTTTTTCGGTGCCCTGTTTGG TGGCTCATCCAAGCAGGAAGAGGCCTGTGATATGTATGTGAGGGCAGCCAACATGTACAAAATGGCAAAAAATTGGTGTG CTGCAGGAAATGCATTCTCCCAGGCTGCTCGTCTACATCTGCAGATGCAGAGCAAACACGATGCAGCCACTAACTTCATAGATGCTGGAAATGCTTTCAAAAAAGCGGATCCACAAG AGGCCATAAACTGCTTAAACCGAGCTATTGAGATATACACAGATATG GGGCGCTTCACCATTGCAGCAAAACATCACATCACCATTGCTGAAATATATGAGACAGAGCTGGTTGACATCGACAAG GCCATTGCTCATTATGAACAGGCAGCAGATTATTACAAAGGGGAAGAATCCACCAG ttcagCAAACAAGTGCCTTCTGAAAGTAGCAACCTATGCTGCTCAGCTGGAGCAGTACCCAAAAGCTATCGAGATCTATGAACAG gtTGGAACCCATGCGATGGACAGCACGCTCCTCAAATACAGTGCCAAGGACCATTTCTTCAAGGCCGCACTCTGTCACTTCTGTGTAGACATGCTAAACGCAAAG CTTGCAGTACAGAAATATGAAGAAATGTTTCCAGCATTTTCAGACTCCAGAGAATGCAAACTGTTGAAG AAACTTCTAGATGCCTCTGAAGAACAGAACGTCGATGCCTATACTGATTCT GTGAAGGAATACGACACCATTTCTCGGTTGGACCAGTGGCTGACCACCATGCTTCTCCGCATCAAGAAAACCATACAAGACGAAGAGGGCGACGACCTTCGCTGa
- the napab gene encoding N-ethylmaleimide-sensitive factor attachment protein, alpha b isoform X1: protein MDNSGKEKEAMALMAEADKKLNSSKSFFGALFGSGSSKQEEACDMYVRAANMYKMAKNWCAAGNAFSQAARLHLQMQSKHDAATNFIDAGNAFKKADPQEAINCLNRAIEIYTDMGRFTIAAKHHITIAEIYETELVDIDKAIAHYEQAADYYKGEESTSSANKCLLKVATYAAQLEQYPKAIEIYEQVGTHAMDSTLLKYSAKDHFFKAALCHFCVDMLNAKLAVQKYEEMFPAFSDSRECKLLKKLLDASEEQNVDAYTDSVKEYDTISRLDQWLTTMLLRIKKTIQDEEGDDLR from the exons ATGGACAACAGTGGCAAAGAAAAGGAGGCCATGGCTTTAATGGCCGAGGCCGATAAGAAGCTAAATTCGTCAAAGTCGTTTTTCGGTGCCCTGTTTGG CAGTGGCTCATCCAAGCAGGAAGAGGCCTGTGATATGTATGTGAGGGCAGCCAACATGTACAAAATGGCAAAAAATTGGTGTG CTGCAGGAAATGCATTCTCCCAGGCTGCTCGTCTACATCTGCAGATGCAGAGCAAACACGATGCAGCCACTAACTTCATAGATGCTGGAAATGCTTTCAAAAAAGCGGATCCACAAG AGGCCATAAACTGCTTAAACCGAGCTATTGAGATATACACAGATATG GGGCGCTTCACCATTGCAGCAAAACATCACATCACCATTGCTGAAATATATGAGACAGAGCTGGTTGACATCGACAAG GCCATTGCTCATTATGAACAGGCAGCAGATTATTACAAAGGGGAAGAATCCACCAG ttcagCAAACAAGTGCCTTCTGAAAGTAGCAACCTATGCTGCTCAGCTGGAGCAGTACCCAAAAGCTATCGAGATCTATGAACAG gtTGGAACCCATGCGATGGACAGCACGCTCCTCAAATACAGTGCCAAGGACCATTTCTTCAAGGCCGCACTCTGTCACTTCTGTGTAGACATGCTAAACGCAAAG CTTGCAGTACAGAAATATGAAGAAATGTTTCCAGCATTTTCAGACTCCAGAGAATGCAAACTGTTGAAG AAACTTCTAGATGCCTCTGAAGAACAGAACGTCGATGCCTATACTGATTCT GTGAAGGAATACGACACCATTTCTCGGTTGGACCAGTGGCTGACCACCATGCTTCTCCGCATCAAGAAAACCATACAAGACGAAGAGGGCGACGACCTTCGCTGa
- the napab gene encoding N-ethylmaleimide-sensitive factor attachment protein, alpha b isoform X3 — MKIELNSGSSKQEEACDMYVRAANMYKMAKNWCAAGNAFSQAARLHLQMQSKHDAATNFIDAGNAFKKADPQEAINCLNRAIEIYTDMGRFTIAAKHHITIAEIYETELVDIDKAIAHYEQAADYYKGEESTSSANKCLLKVATYAAQLEQYPKAIEIYEQVGTHAMDSTLLKYSAKDHFFKAALCHFCVDMLNAKLAVQKYEEMFPAFSDSRECKLLKKLLDASEEQNVDAYTDSVKEYDTISRLDQWLTTMLLRIKKTIQDEEGDDLR; from the exons ATGAAGATTGAATTGAA CAGTGGCTCATCCAAGCAGGAAGAGGCCTGTGATATGTATGTGAGGGCAGCCAACATGTACAAAATGGCAAAAAATTGGTGTG CTGCAGGAAATGCATTCTCCCAGGCTGCTCGTCTACATCTGCAGATGCAGAGCAAACACGATGCAGCCACTAACTTCATAGATGCTGGAAATGCTTTCAAAAAAGCGGATCCACAAG AGGCCATAAACTGCTTAAACCGAGCTATTGAGATATACACAGATATG GGGCGCTTCACCATTGCAGCAAAACATCACATCACCATTGCTGAAATATATGAGACAGAGCTGGTTGACATCGACAAG GCCATTGCTCATTATGAACAGGCAGCAGATTATTACAAAGGGGAAGAATCCACCAG ttcagCAAACAAGTGCCTTCTGAAAGTAGCAACCTATGCTGCTCAGCTGGAGCAGTACCCAAAAGCTATCGAGATCTATGAACAG gtTGGAACCCATGCGATGGACAGCACGCTCCTCAAATACAGTGCCAAGGACCATTTCTTCAAGGCCGCACTCTGTCACTTCTGTGTAGACATGCTAAACGCAAAG CTTGCAGTACAGAAATATGAAGAAATGTTTCCAGCATTTTCAGACTCCAGAGAATGCAAACTGTTGAAG AAACTTCTAGATGCCTCTGAAGAACAGAACGTCGATGCCTATACTGATTCT GTGAAGGAATACGACACCATTTCTCGGTTGGACCAGTGGCTGACCACCATGCTTCTCCGCATCAAGAAAACCATACAAGACGAAGAGGGCGACGACCTTCGCTGa
- the napab gene encoding N-ethylmaleimide-sensitive factor attachment protein, alpha b isoform X4 translates to MKIELNGSSKQEEACDMYVRAANMYKMAKNWCAAGNAFSQAARLHLQMQSKHDAATNFIDAGNAFKKADPQEAINCLNRAIEIYTDMGRFTIAAKHHITIAEIYETELVDIDKAIAHYEQAADYYKGEESTSSANKCLLKVATYAAQLEQYPKAIEIYEQVGTHAMDSTLLKYSAKDHFFKAALCHFCVDMLNAKLAVQKYEEMFPAFSDSRECKLLKKLLDASEEQNVDAYTDSVKEYDTISRLDQWLTTMLLRIKKTIQDEEGDDLR, encoded by the exons ATGAAGATTGAATTGAA TGGCTCATCCAAGCAGGAAGAGGCCTGTGATATGTATGTGAGGGCAGCCAACATGTACAAAATGGCAAAAAATTGGTGTG CTGCAGGAAATGCATTCTCCCAGGCTGCTCGTCTACATCTGCAGATGCAGAGCAAACACGATGCAGCCACTAACTTCATAGATGCTGGAAATGCTTTCAAAAAAGCGGATCCACAAG AGGCCATAAACTGCTTAAACCGAGCTATTGAGATATACACAGATATG GGGCGCTTCACCATTGCAGCAAAACATCACATCACCATTGCTGAAATATATGAGACAGAGCTGGTTGACATCGACAAG GCCATTGCTCATTATGAACAGGCAGCAGATTATTACAAAGGGGAAGAATCCACCAG ttcagCAAACAAGTGCCTTCTGAAAGTAGCAACCTATGCTGCTCAGCTGGAGCAGTACCCAAAAGCTATCGAGATCTATGAACAG gtTGGAACCCATGCGATGGACAGCACGCTCCTCAAATACAGTGCCAAGGACCATTTCTTCAAGGCCGCACTCTGTCACTTCTGTGTAGACATGCTAAACGCAAAG CTTGCAGTACAGAAATATGAAGAAATGTTTCCAGCATTTTCAGACTCCAGAGAATGCAAACTGTTGAAG AAACTTCTAGATGCCTCTGAAGAACAGAACGTCGATGCCTATACTGATTCT GTGAAGGAATACGACACCATTTCTCGGTTGGACCAGTGGCTGACCACCATGCTTCTCCGCATCAAGAAAACCATACAAGACGAAGAGGGCGACGACCTTCGCTGa
- the b3gnt2l gene encoding N-acetyllactosaminide beta-1,3-N-acetylglucosaminyltransferase 2 — protein MRLNRPFTAMVVLITFVMILFLNLNPDLTHTLRSGAKDLQKSEGTTPALVERSSVEPQRSVVVSEAFRSSIPQNGAYWNRLFYFGLKLLDEGGKALENASDWSHCKENNLETLQTNMHDFTSYPSRLQSFLQAINCKSPPVLLNQPGKCASGPTFLLLAIKSNLRNFEERQAVRETWGREGEYERGLRVRTVFLLGTSQADVPDLNPLLTFEAKYYGDIVQWDFQDSFFNLTLKMNTFLQWTIKHCPNVSFVFSGDDDVFVNTPALLGYLQSLEASKASRLYTGDIISTASPHRDPKNKYYIPTSFYEGPYPAYAGGGGYVFSGALLQNLSSILNLIPFFPIDDVYVGMCFMALEVAPESNPQFRTFDIKVEDRENLCIHKNILLVHRRSPSESKRLWKGIHNPLLTC, from the coding sequence ATGAGACTCAATCGCCCCTTCACAGCTATGGTGGTTCTCATCACGTTTGTCATGATCTTATTTCTGAACCTGAACCCGGACTTGACTCACACCCTCCGGAGTGGAGCGAAGGACTTGCAGAAGAGCGAAGGCACAACGCCCGCTCTGGTGGAGCGGAGCTCCGTCGAGCCGCAGCGCTCGGTGGTCGTGTCTGAGGCCTTCAGGAGCAGCATCCCTCAGAACGGAGCCTACTGGAACCGCCTCTTCTACTTTGGCCTCAAACTGCTGGACGAAGGGGGGAAGGCGCTGGAAAACGCCTCGGACTGGTCCCACTGTAAAGAGAACAACCTGGAGACGCTGCAAACCAATATGCATGACTTCACCTCCTACCCGTCTCGCTTGCAGAGCTTTTTACAGGCCATCAACTGCAAGTCTCCCCCCGTCCTGCTGAACCAGCCCGGCAAGTGCGCGTCCGGGCcgaccttcctgctgctggccaTCAAGTCCAACCTGAGGAACTTTGAGGAGCGGCAGGCTGTGCGGGAGACGTGGGGCAGGGAGGGGGAGTACGAGCGCGGGCTGAGGGTGAGGACGGTGTTCCTGCTGGGCACCTCCCAGGCGGACGTCCCGGACCTCAACCCGCTGCTCACGTTCGAGGCCAAGTACTACGGAGACATCGTGCAGTGGGATTTCCAGGATTCCTTCTTCAACCTGACGCTCAAGATGAACACGTTCCTCCAGTGGACGATCAAACACTGTCCCAACGTCTCCTTCGTCTTCAGCGGCGACGACGACGTCTTCGTCAACACGCCGGCGTTGCTGGGCTACCTGCAGTCGCTGGAGGCTTCCAAGGCGTCTCGCTTGTACACGGGGGACATCATAAGCACGGCGAGTCCCCACAGAGACCCCAAAAACAAGTACTACATCCCCACCAGCTTCTACGAGGGCCCGTACCCCGCGTACGCAGGGGGCGGCGGCTACGTGTTCTCTGgagcgctgctgcagaacctctcCTCCATTCTCAATCTCATTCCTTTCTTTCCCATCGACGACGTCTACGTTGGGATGTGTTTCATGGCTCTGGAAGTGGCTCCAGAGTCAAACCCACAATTTAGGACCTTTGACATCAAGGTTGAGGATCGTGAGAATCTGTGTATACATAAGAATATTTTATTAGTTCATCGGCGCTCGCCGTCGGAGTCGAAGAGGCTGTGGAAGGGCATTCACAACCCCCTGCTGACGTGTTAG